A DNA window from Mycolicibacter hiberniae contains the following coding sequences:
- the ctaC gene encoding aa3-type cytochrome oxidase subunit II → MTRRGQGVAHRRLRRPLAAAGVLGLLAVTLSGCSVDWTDIVGFGWPKGITPQAEANYQLWIGMVIASVVIGGLVWGMIFWSMIFHRKKATDTELPRQFGYNMPLELGLTVLPFLAVAVIFYFTVVVQEEMLHQEPDPEVVVDVTAFQWNWKFGYQKVDFHDHTLTYDGADPARKEAMTSKPEGVDHHGEELVGPVRGLNVEDRTYLNFDKIETVGTTNEVPVLVLPSGKRIEFVLNSADVIHSFWVPEFLFKRDVIAWPERNNQVNTFQVSEITKEGAFVGHCAEMCGTYHAMMNFEVRVVSPNDFKAYLDQRIAGKTNAEALEAINQDPLATSTFPFDSRRGLLAPQASNK, encoded by the coding sequence GTGACACGTCGCGGGCAGGGCGTTGCGCATCGCCGTCTGCGTCGACCGCTGGCTGCGGCCGGCGTGCTCGGACTGCTGGCGGTAACGCTCAGCGGATGCAGCGTCGACTGGACCGACATCGTCGGTTTCGGCTGGCCGAAGGGCATCACCCCTCAGGCCGAAGCCAACTACCAGCTGTGGATCGGCATGGTCATCGCCTCGGTGGTGATCGGTGGGCTCGTGTGGGGAATGATCTTCTGGTCGATGATCTTCCACCGCAAGAAGGCGACCGACACCGAATTGCCGCGCCAGTTCGGCTACAACATGCCGCTGGAGCTGGGGCTGACCGTCCTGCCGTTCCTGGCCGTTGCGGTGATCTTCTACTTCACCGTGGTGGTGCAGGAGGAGATGCTGCATCAGGAGCCGGACCCCGAGGTGGTCGTCGACGTCACCGCCTTCCAGTGGAACTGGAAGTTCGGTTACCAGAAGGTCGATTTCCACGACCACACGCTCACCTACGACGGCGCCGACCCGGCCCGCAAGGAAGCCATGACGTCCAAGCCCGAGGGTGTCGACCACCACGGCGAGGAACTGGTGGGACCGGTGCGCGGTCTCAACGTCGAGGACCGGACCTACCTGAACTTCGACAAGATCGAGACGGTGGGCACCACCAACGAGGTTCCGGTTCTGGTGCTGCCGAGCGGCAAGCGGATCGAGTTCGTGCTGAACTCGGCCGACGTCATCCACTCGTTCTGGGTGCCGGAGTTCCTGTTCAAGCGTGACGTCATCGCCTGGCCCGAGCGCAACAACCAGGTGAACACCTTCCAGGTCTCCGAGATCACCAAGGAAGGCGCGTTCGTCGGCCACTGCGCCGAGATGTGCGGCACCTACCACGCGATGATGAACTTCGAGGTCCGGGTGGTCTCGCCCAACGACTTCAAGGCCTATCTGGATCAGCGCATCGCCGGGAAGACCAACGCCGAGGCGCTGGAGGCGATCAACCAGGACCCCCTGGCGACATCGACCTTCCCGTTCGACAGCCGTCGTGGCCTGCTAGCCCCCCAAGCCAGCAACAAGTAG
- a CDS encoding cytochrome c oxidase subunit 4 has protein sequence MRIESRLFEFVATFFLVVGVIYAVLTAKFATGGVEWAGTTALFLTGTMAMIVATFFRFVARRLDTRPEDYEAAEISDGAGELGFFSPHSWWPILVALSGSVAAVGIALWLPWLIAAGVVFVLSSVAGLVFEYYIGPEKH, from the coding sequence ATGCGCATCGAATCCAGGCTGTTCGAGTTCGTCGCCACCTTCTTCCTGGTGGTCGGGGTGATCTATGCGGTGCTGACCGCGAAGTTCGCCACCGGTGGCGTGGAGTGGGCCGGCACCACCGCGTTGTTCCTGACCGGCACGATGGCCATGATCGTGGCCACCTTCTTCCGGTTCGTGGCGCGTCGGCTCGACACCCGTCCCGAGGACTACGAAGCGGCCGAGATCAGTGACGGCGCCGGCGAACTGGGCTTCTTCAGCCCGCACAGCTGGTGGCCGATTCTGGTCGCACTGTCCGGGTCGGTGGCGGCCGTCGGAATCGCCCTGTGGCTTCCGTGGCTGATCGCCGCCGGCGTGGTGTTCGTGCTCTCGAGCGTGGCCGGGCTGGTCTTCGAGTACTACATCGGTCCCGAAAAGCACTGA
- a CDS encoding MmpS family transport accessory protein: MSGPNPPAAGSGEEGSGSGQPASDGAPEAGAGGDIQPLDDLAATPTAPAPDSTAYSQAYSAPESEQFLSGPYVPVDPRLYDYDTYDVPDEPDPDAKTPRWPWVVGVTVIIAAISLVVSVALLFARTETQDLATPATTTSTAPVPPVQDEITRTTPSSTVPPPPPPSSEEPPPPPPSSEEPPPPPPPPAPSEEPTSEPPTTTQETTTTTPPKPLQVTYSVTGTKAPFDQITITYVDASGQRRTQRNAYIPWSLTLTPISQSEIGAVEATSMLRLSKLNCSITSSDGRVLFSNSNDAPVTSCG, translated from the coding sequence ATGAGCGGGCCGAATCCCCCAGCGGCGGGCTCTGGAGAAGAGGGCTCCGGCAGCGGTCAGCCGGCCTCCGACGGCGCACCCGAGGCGGGCGCCGGCGGGGACATCCAGCCCCTTGACGACCTCGCGGCGACGCCCACGGCACCGGCACCGGACAGCACGGCCTACTCGCAGGCCTACTCGGCTCCCGAATCCGAGCAGTTCCTGAGCGGTCCCTACGTCCCGGTGGATCCGCGGCTCTACGACTACGACACCTACGACGTCCCCGACGAACCGGATCCGGACGCCAAGACCCCGCGTTGGCCATGGGTGGTCGGTGTCACCGTGATCATCGCCGCGATCTCGCTGGTGGTGTCGGTGGCCCTGCTGTTCGCCCGCACCGAGACGCAGGATCTGGCGACGCCGGCCACGACGACGAGCACCGCCCCGGTGCCGCCGGTACAGGACGAGATCACCCGAACCACTCCCAGCAGCACCGTGCCGCCGCCGCCCCCGCCGAGCAGCGAGGAGCCGCCGCCGCCCCCGCCGAGCAGCGAGGAGCCGCCGCCGCCCCCGCCGCCTCCGGCGCCGAGCGAGGAGCCGACGTCGGAGCCACCGACCACGACGCAGGAGACCACCACGACCACGCCGCCCAAGCCGCTGCAGGTGACGTATTCGGTGACGGGCACCAAGGCCCCGTTCGACCAGATCACCATCACCTACGTCGATGCCTCCGGGCAGCGTCGCACCCAGCGCAACGCCTACATTCCGTGGTCGCTGACGCTGACTCCCATCTCCCAGTCGGAGATCGGGGCCGTGGAGGCCACCAGCATGCTGCGGCTGAGCAAGCTGAACTGCTCGATCACCAGCAGTGACGGTAGGGTGTTGTTCTCCAACAGCAACGATGCACCAGTGACAAGCTGCGGATGA
- a CDS encoding DUF2561 family protein produces MTDRFFGPGRSPEVTDRVLLGACAAIWLTLLGMSVAATVALVDLGRGFHQPAKSSHGLLYVVIGVSALVILAAVPVLLRARQPEPPRPAGFPPQPPSKPLRPGAPLPQRGFDVPGRRAAGTRSLLPNQDQVDRVLLRGITAMASATGAALTLVALATYLMAVGKDTGSWVCYGLAGAGAVAMPVIPWLYLRQLGEAADLPSRFG; encoded by the coding sequence ATGACAGATCGATTCTTTGGACCGGGACGCTCCCCGGAAGTCACAGACCGCGTCCTGCTGGGCGCCTGCGCGGCGATCTGGCTGACGCTGCTGGGCATGAGCGTGGCGGCCACGGTGGCCCTGGTGGACCTCGGGCGGGGCTTTCACCAGCCCGCGAAGAGCTCGCACGGACTGCTCTACGTCGTGATCGGCGTGTCGGCGCTGGTGATACTGGCCGCCGTCCCGGTGCTGCTGCGGGCCCGCCAGCCCGAACCGCCGCGACCCGCCGGCTTCCCGCCCCAGCCGCCTTCCAAGCCGCTGCGGCCGGGCGCCCCGCTGCCGCAGCGCGGTTTCGATGTCCCCGGCCGGCGGGCGGCCGGCACCAGGTCCCTGCTGCCCAACCAGGATCAAGTGGACCGGGTGCTGTTGCGTGGCATCACCGCGATGGCCAGCGCTACCGGCGCGGCGTTGACCCTGGTGGCGCTGGCGACCTATCTGATGGCCGTCGGCAAGGACACCGGTTCGTGGGTCTGCTACGGCTTGGCCGGGGCCGGTGCAGTGGCCATGCCGGTGATTCCCTGGCTGTACCTGCGCCAGCTCGGTGAGGCTGCGGACCTGCCGTCTCGGTTCGGCTGA
- a CDS encoding pyridoxine/pyridoxamine 5'-phosphate oxidase, protein MRTVLRGLPVLVGAAPEFDPAQAPDDPVDLFVGWLLHAVDSGVAEPHAMTLSTVTADGDRARPGARVLILKDVDAAGWHFAVSSASRKGGELARNPAVALTFYWAALGRQVRIEGVALPDPPAVTAEDFQARSEGARAMVLTGRQSEPYSDPAEIDEALAKAHLELERSPTLVPVEWVSYAVRADSVEFWQSDTQRRHRRLRYECDGARWSTTLLWP, encoded by the coding sequence CTGCGCACTGTGTTGCGTGGGCTGCCCGTTTTGGTTGGTGCGGCCCCGGAGTTCGATCCGGCGCAGGCCCCGGACGATCCCGTCGACCTGTTCGTCGGGTGGTTGCTGCACGCTGTCGACAGCGGCGTCGCGGAGCCGCATGCGATGACGTTGTCGACGGTGACCGCCGACGGCGACCGGGCGCGGCCCGGCGCGCGGGTGCTGATCCTCAAAGACGTCGATGCCGCCGGCTGGCACTTCGCCGTCAGCTCGGCCAGCCGCAAGGGCGGGGAACTCGCCCGCAATCCGGCTGTCGCGCTGACGTTCTACTGGGCCGCGCTGGGCCGCCAGGTCCGCATCGAAGGCGTCGCGCTGCCCGACCCGCCGGCAGTGACCGCTGAGGACTTCCAGGCCCGCTCCGAAGGCGCCCGGGCGATGGTGCTGACCGGACGGCAAAGTGAGCCGTACTCCGACCCCGCTGAGATCGACGAAGCGCTGGCGAAGGCACATCTGGAGCTCGAGCGCTCCCCCACCCTGGTCCCGGTCGAGTGGGTTTCGTATGCGGTACGCGCTGACTCGGTGGAATTCTGGCAGTCCGACACCCAGCGCCGGCACCGCAGGCTCCGTTATGAGTGTGATGGCGCCCGCTGGTCAACGACGCTGCTCTGGCCTTAG
- the qcrB gene encoding cytochrome bc1 complex cytochrome b subunit — protein sequence MSPAIGDLLARQADEIDTRYHPSAALRRQFNKVFPTHWSFLLGEIALYSFIILLLSGVYLTLFFDPSMAEVIYHGVYQPLNGVQMSRAYESALDISFEVRGGLFVRQLHHWAALMFAASIMVHLARIFFTGAFRRPREANWVIGSLLLILAMFEGYFGYSLPDDLLSGIGLRAALSSITLGMPVIGTWLHWALFGGDFPGTILIPRLYALHILLIPGIILALIGVHMALVWFQKHTQFPGPGRTETNVVGVRVLPVFAIKSGAFFAMITGILGLMGGLLQINAIWNLGPYRPSQVSAGSQPDFYMMWTEGMARLWPAWEFYPFGHTIPGAVGVALIMGAVFILLIIYPFLEKKFTGDTAHHNLLQRPRDVPVRTAIGAMAITFYMVLTLAAMNDIIAWKFHISLNATTWIGRIGMVVLPPLIFFITYRWCIGLQRSDRAVLEHGIETGIIKRLPQGAYIELHQPLGPVDEHGHPIPLEYAGTPLPKKMNKLGSGGATGHGSFLTADPADEDAALTEAAHASERRALTALAEYQGEETNGHH from the coding sequence ATGAGTCCTGCAATCGGCGACTTGCTCGCCCGCCAAGCTGACGAGATCGACACCCGTTACCACCCGTCGGCCGCCCTGCGCCGGCAGTTCAACAAGGTCTTCCCGACGCACTGGTCGTTCCTGCTCGGTGAGATCGCGCTGTACAGCTTCATCATCTTGCTGCTGTCCGGCGTCTACCTGACGTTGTTCTTCGACCCGTCGATGGCCGAGGTCATCTACCACGGCGTCTACCAGCCACTCAACGGCGTGCAGATGTCCCGGGCCTACGAGTCGGCGCTGGACATCTCCTTCGAGGTCCGCGGCGGCCTGTTCGTCCGCCAGCTCCACCACTGGGCGGCGCTGATGTTCGCAGCGTCGATCATGGTGCACCTGGCGCGCATCTTCTTCACCGGCGCGTTCCGCCGACCGCGTGAAGCCAACTGGGTGATCGGGTCGCTGCTGCTGATCCTGGCCATGTTCGAGGGCTACTTCGGCTACTCCCTGCCCGACGACCTGCTGTCCGGTATCGGTCTGCGCGCCGCACTGTCCTCGATCACGCTGGGCATGCCGGTGATCGGCACCTGGCTGCACTGGGCGCTGTTCGGCGGCGACTTCCCGGGCACCATCTTGATCCCCCGGCTCTACGCGCTGCACATCCTGCTGATCCCGGGCATCATCCTGGCCCTCATCGGCGTGCACATGGCGCTGGTGTGGTTCCAGAAGCACACCCAGTTCCCCGGCCCGGGCCGCACCGAGACCAACGTCGTGGGCGTGCGGGTGCTGCCGGTCTTCGCGATCAAGTCGGGCGCATTCTTCGCGATGATCACCGGCATCCTCGGCCTGATGGGCGGGCTGCTGCAGATCAACGCGATCTGGAACCTGGGCCCCTACCGGCCTTCTCAGGTGTCGGCGGGTAGCCAGCCGGACTTCTACATGATGTGGACGGAAGGCATGGCCCGTCTGTGGCCGGCGTGGGAGTTCTACCCGTTCGGCCACACCATTCCGGGAGCGGTCGGCGTGGCGCTGATCATGGGCGCGGTGTTCATCCTGCTGATCATCTACCCCTTCCTGGAGAAGAAGTTCACCGGTGACACCGCGCACCACAACCTTCTCCAGCGGCCCCGGGACGTTCCGGTCCGCACCGCCATCGGAGCCATGGCGATCACCTTCTACATGGTGCTGACCCTGGCCGCGATGAACGACATCATCGCGTGGAAGTTCCACATCTCCCTGAATGCGACCACCTGGATCGGCCGCATCGGAATGGTGGTGCTGCCGCCGCTGATCTTCTTCATCACCTACCGGTGGTGCATCGGTCTGCAGCGCAGCGACCGCGCGGTGCTCGAGCACGGCATCGAGACCGGCATCATCAAGCGGCTGCCGCAGGGCGCCTACATCGAGCTGCACCAGCCCTTGGGCCCGGTCGACGAGCACGGCCACCCGATTCCGCTGGAGTACGCCGGTACCCCGCTGCCCAAGAAGATGAACAAGCTCGGTTCCGGTGGCGCCACCGGCCACGGCAGCTTCCTGACGGCCGACCCGGCCGACGAGGACGCAGCGCTCACCGAGGCCGCTCACGCCAGCGAGCGGCGTGCGCTGACCGCGTTGGCCGAGTACCAGGGCGAAGAAACCAACGGCCATCACTAG